A region of Domibacillus sp. DTU_2020_1001157_1_SI_ALB_TIR_016 DNA encodes the following proteins:
- the cstA gene encoding carbon starvation protein CstA — protein MNAITMVIGSICILMIAYRLYGTFMAVKVLKLDDSKKTPAHELEDGKDYVPTNRWVTFGHHFAAIAAAGPLVGPILAAQFGYLPGLLWLLIGAVIGGAVHDAVVLFASMRQKGESLAEIAKKELGPVAGFCTGLAMLFIITITMAGLSMVVLHALEHNPWGTFAVGITIPIAMGVGLYHKKTGNLKGASIVGFLLIMAAVFCGPYIQGTILGDWLTLDVKTLSLILPIYAFFAAALPVWLLLAPRDYLSSFMKIGVFVALIAGVFIVNPTIEMPALTQFIDGGGPVLSGPVWPFISITIACGAISGFHAFVGSGTTPKMLDRWSDIKPVGFGAMLVECVVGIMALVAATALHPGDYFAINSTPEVFRTLGMETVNLAQLSQDIGLDLEGRTGGAVTLAVGMTYIFTNVPWFHNLASFFFQFVIMFEALFILTAIDSGTRVARYLIQDFGGAFYKPLKRVDWIPGNIFASALACLLWGYLLFSGDIGSVWALFGVSNQLMASIGLIIGATIILKIADKRRYMLTCLIPLSYLYVTVNYAGYWMVKNVYLNADAAGYSVLNGMLSIIMLILGVVIMAAAIKNWLQNWNNPAVKMRRETA, from the coding sequence ATGAATGCGATTACAATGGTAATAGGTTCAATTTGTATTTTAATGATTGCGTATCGTTTGTACGGGACGTTTATGGCTGTAAAAGTGTTAAAACTTGATGATTCGAAAAAAACGCCTGCCCATGAACTTGAGGATGGCAAAGATTACGTGCCGACGAATCGGTGGGTCACGTTTGGGCATCACTTTGCAGCCATCGCGGCAGCAGGCCCGCTTGTCGGTCCTATTCTGGCTGCTCAGTTTGGTTATCTGCCGGGTCTTCTCTGGCTTTTGATTGGAGCGGTTATTGGCGGCGCTGTTCACGATGCGGTTGTTTTATTTGCTTCTATGCGTCAAAAAGGCGAGTCGCTTGCTGAGATCGCAAAGAAAGAATTGGGGCCGGTAGCCGGCTTTTGCACAGGTCTTGCCATGTTATTTATTATTACGATTACGATGGCCGGCTTATCCATGGTTGTGCTTCATGCACTCGAGCACAATCCGTGGGGGACATTTGCGGTTGGCATTACGATTCCGATTGCAATGGGTGTGGGTCTCTACCATAAAAAAACAGGCAATTTAAAAGGTGCCTCAATTGTCGGATTCCTCCTTATTATGGCTGCTGTTTTCTGTGGTCCATACATTCAAGGAACGATTTTAGGAGATTGGCTGACGCTTGATGTGAAAACGCTATCGCTTATTTTGCCTATCTATGCTTTTTTTGCTGCAGCACTGCCGGTCTGGCTGCTGTTAGCACCACGTGACTACTTAAGCAGCTTTATGAAAATCGGCGTTTTCGTCGCCTTGATTGCCGGTGTGTTTATTGTAAATCCGACCATTGAAATGCCGGCTCTTACACAGTTTATTGATGGAGGCGGACCTGTGTTAAGCGGTCCTGTCTGGCCGTTTATCTCTATTACCATTGCCTGCGGGGCCATTTCTGGGTTTCACGCTTTTGTCGGATCAGGTACAACACCGAAGATGCTGGACCGCTGGAGTGACATTAAACCGGTTGGCTTCGGCGCGATGCTGGTCGAGTGTGTTGTTGGGATTATGGCACTTGTGGCAGCGACTGCTTTGCACCCGGGTGACTATTTTGCGATTAACTCCACACCCGAAGTTTTTCGGACGCTTGGAATGGAAACGGTGAACTTAGCCCAGCTAAGCCAGGATATCGGCCTGGATCTAGAAGGCCGGACTGGCGGCGCTGTAACGCTTGCAGTCGGCATGACGTATATCTTCACCAATGTTCCATGGTTCCATAATCTGGCTTCTTTCTTCTTCCAGTTTGTTATTATGTTTGAAGCTTTGTTTATTTTAACTGCGATTGATTCAGGAACACGGGTAGCACGATATTTAATCCAGGATTTTGGCGGTGCTTTTTATAAACCGCTGAAGCGTGTGGACTGGATACCGGGTAATATTTTTGCTAGTGCACTTGCCTGCCTGCTTTGGGGCTATCTGCTTTTCTCTGGAGATATCGGATCGGTTTGGGCACTGTTTGGCGTATCAAACCAATTAATGGCGTCTATTGGCTTAATTATTGGAGCAACCATCATTTTGAAAATAGCAGACAAGCGTCGTTATATGCTGACATGCTTAATTCCGCTTTCTTATCTATATGTCACCGTTAACTACGCTGGCTACTGGATGGTGAAAAACGTATATCTGAATGCGGATGCAGCGGGATACAGCGTTTTAAATGGCATGCTTTCGATTATCATGCTGATCCTGGGCGTTGTGATTATGGCAGCGGCCATAAAAAATTGGCTGCAAAACTGGAATAACCCAGCCGTAAAAATGCGCAGAGAAACAGCTTAA